One genomic window of Amphiura filiformis chromosome 3, Afil_fr2py, whole genome shotgun sequence includes the following:
- the LOC140149060 gene encoding mitochondrial carnitine/acylcarnitine carrier protein-like isoform X2, with the protein MSDQKQAPAISPLKNFLAGGFGGVCLVAAGHPLDTIKVRLQTQPKPQPGVPPLYKGTYDCFLKIVKKEGPLGLYKGMFAPILGVTPMYATCFLGFSVGKKLQTPSNNGEYSPIQLFKAGMLAGVFTTTIMAPGERIKCLLQIQQASGAKAKYAGPFDCAKQIYREAGLFKGLYRGTCATLLRDVPCTGMYFMTYVWTKEQLTPLGSRYKMVYHLYCICQSFPHLIVVNILMMIRSSDPLKTIFIRISRMFVLKF; encoded by the exons ATGTCGGACCAGAAGCAGGCTCCGGCGATCAGCCCCTTGAAGAATTTTCTCGCTGGTGGGTTTGGAGGTGTATGCCTCGTAGCCGCTGGACATCCACTTGATACAATCAAG GTTCGATTACAGACGCAGCCCAAACCACAACCTGGCGTACCTCCTCTCTACAAAGGCACCTATGACTGCTTCCTGAAGATTGTCAAAAAGGAGGGGCCTCTTGGGCTCTACAAGGGCATGTTTGCCCCCATATTGGGGGTGACACCTATGTATGCAACATGCTTCCTTGGTTTTAGCGTTGGCAAGAAGCTACAGACTCCCTCAAATAATGGAGAGTACTC ACCAATCCAATTGTTTAAAGCAGGGATGTTAGCAGGTGTATTCACAACAACTATCATGGCACCAGGAGAACGCATCAAGTGCCTCTTACAG ATCCAACAGGCTTCTGGTGCCAAAGCTAAATATGCCGGACCTTTTGACTGTGCAAAACAAATCTACAGAGAAGCTGGATTATTCAAGGGGCTCTACAGGGGAACTTGTGCCACATTGTTAAGAG ATGTACCATGCACCGGCATGTATTTTATGACATATGTATGGACCAAAGAGCAATTAACTCCATTGGGTTCAAGGTACAAGATGGTGTATCATTTGTACTGTATTTGTCAAAGTTTTCCCCATTTGATTGTGGTCAATATCCTGATGATGATCAGGTCATCAGATCCACTTAAAACAATATTCATTAGGATATCAAGGATGTTTGTCTTGAAATTTTGA